A window of Benincasa hispida cultivar B227 chromosome 9, ASM972705v1, whole genome shotgun sequence genomic DNA:
ACAAACTCAACAACACAACAAAATCTCAAACACCACAATGAGGATACCATCACAAtgttaccttgttattctcaaggtgagaatcaaGGAAAGTCTGGTGAGcttcctttattaatttgatgaAGGAGAGATAGATTGTTCTTGAGAGAACTTggtaaaggaagaagatgaagaggtAGAGAGACTCtataataaattcataaaatgTGAAAAGTAATCTTCCAAAAACCAAACTCCTCTGCACATCATGAGAGATAGGAGGGATAACTCCCCACGTAGTGAAAATATCCCTAGgagttatttaatttgaattttgaaaagtcaaatttaatttaattatattaaccaATTAGTATAACTAAAAGATAAATTATatcttaaataatatataacctatagtttattatatcacataatataacatatagtttatattttctcacataatctatagtattaGTATGAATTATCTTCATATTGATTTTAACTTAAAGGTTTTATATGGAgcatattcatataaataatatgtgaattacattcaaatatttatttctttcatttaaactctatattataatgtattagcatacattatatcaattgtatcacatgcaattaattttttataattaatttgaacaattcaaattaatccaaaattaatttgattcttattAATCTTTAATTAGCTAACACGAGACCTTATGAACATacagattgaagctctaatgatacgagatcaattaattaaactttttaattaaattaatcaaccttcattagCTGTCGgtaacttcactaaagactgatagctgtagtacttatatttttgtgttcattggatataaccaatcaatagtgtgttgacgactcttcacaaattgctcgtaagtacaactgggtcaaaatcaCCGTTTTACTCATGTAGTTATATccaacttcttaaataccactaattcctctactGAATAATTAGTCATAATCTAACTATAATTGAACCCTCTCGAGTAGGCTGTGATGCCACAgtattcaagacccagaatcaaccagagcaatttatttacttgccCTAACATCTCatattaatgcaactaaatgtcaaataaaataacaactcattttattaaataaataatttgtttatgcaaatacaatttacaaactacaagaccacgggatttaaggcatcaaccccaatagtaaggttgttaattatataatgATAACAATTTGTCTAcgttaagtgcaatatttatacgtaaaaatttgttaagaatatttagacgaaaagtatGTATATAATTagaaagtatgtaacatataaatagaaaaaccataaaatgaagatttttttcccaaaatattttttagccagaattagtgaaaaatagagatttgttatCCTCCAGATTTGGAGACATTGAAAGTGAaactgttgaagaaatgtggtgacattccattACATGCTATTCTGCTAAGATCTGTGGGAGATTCaactaaaaaaattcatgacagAGTAAAAATGTAGAGTGACatcaggaagaagaaaaagaagaagatgataataagatttatggagaaaaattaagaatcaaaagttttgatttatctttggtttctcatttattgatttaaccatattttGCAATAAATGTAATATGTTAATTTTTGTtcatcacaaaaaaaaaaaaagaaagacagagaaaaaaaaaaaaaagaaagaaacaaagaaattaaagctttaaaaattagaagaaaaaaaattacaattaatattttattcaaacaaagctTGGCAGAATTATTGAATATAAGAGTTTTAAaacaacataataataataataaaaaaaaacatattatttaagtcccgtttggtaaccattttgttttttgttgttatttttagaACTAAACTTATGGACACTACCCCAGCTCCAAATTTCCTCATTTGTTATTACTTTTTCACCAGGGGCTTAAAAAAGCAAgccatattttgaaaactaaaaaaaatgtagctttcaaaaaattgtttttattttttaaatttgaccaagaattcaacaattgtacttaaaaatgATGCAAATCATAGTAAGAAATGTGGGTGTTATaggcttgattttcaaaaacaaaaacaaaaaataaaatgattatcaaacggagCCTTAGATTTCAAAAATCTATCCTAGATACCCTAGACATATGAACCCAAACCTTTCAACctaaatacataaaataaatatgaactTCTGAGATTCTATCTCAATTCAACTCTCCAGACCTAACTACTTCTAGATTTATAAATCGACTAAAATGGACCCGAACATTTAGAGGGAGTTTGGCGCAcaagtttgaaattttaaacCTGGGAATGTTAAACTTGGGAATTAGGTTGGGAGGTTTAAGTAGCCCGAGTTTAAGAAAATTGTATTTGGAGTGCATGTTTTGGAAGTCTAAGTTTAAGAAGGCCGTGTTTGGAGTGCAGTCTTAAGTAGCTAGAGAATGAAGTGCAGATTTATAAATGTTttgtttgtgaaatattttattgtatttaatcactagttagattttagattagtttagatttgtcatcttaattattttaatatagttaagttaaaaataaactaaaaaaatttagaagaatattttttaaaaaaatttgaaatagagattttgactaaaattataattttatttaatctattgttttaataatttaatattttaatcttactagattttgaaataaaatttcatagatttttgtcactttaattaatttgaaaatgatcattttttttactataataCACggacttaaaattgaaataaactagtattttaatattaaattcaatgatTGGGAAACTATACATTTTTTcttatcaaattacatttgtggaataaaaaattataaattttgagttttaatttttatttggtcagtaagttattttaaacattttaaatcctTACGTTTAGAAAATGATTCTAAGTCTTCGAACTAATTAAATtgaccaacaaaaaaaatttaaatattattaaattaagagTTTTCAAACATATATAGTTCCACACAtataacctaaataaatataactatacAATTGCAGTCTATTGGCATGTTTGAAATGACCTAGaaaaaaaacatcttttaaaaattcatttttaattaaatacttttgataaaaactcattaaaataataaaaaaaaacatacatgtaTTGCAATTCtttgtttttatatacaaatttgtctaatttgttatatattaagagtattttttattattttttttcaaggtTGGTTGGTGGCAATTGTTGGAGGTGCCAGTCGAAGGGTGGCTGGAATTTTGCCAAGGGTTGCTAGAGGTTGATTAATTGTGATTGGAGTTGGCTAATGTTGACTGGAAGTTGGCCGACGATGGGCGCCACCGGAAGTTGCTCGGTGGTGGTTGGAGTTGGCCAATGACAGTCACAGGAGGTGGCGACCAGAGTTGGTCCACGGCGGCTGTCGGTTGTCGGAGGTGGTGCCGAAGTTGGCCAATGACGTTCACCGGTGGTGGCTATTGGAGTTGACTGTGATGGTCATTGAAGGTGGTGTCCAGAGGTTGACCGACGTATTTTCTATATTAAAttagaagaaagaaagaggGATAACCCATGGTTTGAATACtgttaaaaaaatgatagaCTTCCTAAATCCATGTCCCACACAAGAGTTGGACTCAGGATGCTTAACCCATCTAATCCCAACCCTATCAACCAAACCGAAATTtttcaaggaaaaaaataataaagaaaggaagaaatgCTCGTGCGTTGGAGTTGGGAATGGAGACGATGATACGGAAGCGATTGACACCAAACCTCCACTACACTGTCTCTTGATTACGCCATTTTTCCACCCATGGATCCCTACTCCGAGGAAAGACTCACCGAAGAGGTCCTCCATCTTCACACTCTCTGGCGCCGAGGCCCGCCGAGGAATCCTAAACCCATTCACAACCATTCATCCACCGTCGTCGCCGCTGCCGCCAATCGTAACCCCTCCAACAAGAGACCCACAGATCCAAAGAATCGaaacaacaagaagaagaaaccaCGCCTCGAGCCACGGCAGGACTCCGGCCCGGAGTGGCCCTGTCCAGAGCCGGTTCAAAACCAGCCCTCGACGTCATCTGGGTGGCCACCAATTGAGCCCGTTGCCACTCCGGCGGCCCATCCCGTGTCGTCCGAAGAGCGAGCAAATCTTGCTGCGTTGCAATTGCAGTACAAGGGTTCCGATGCTTGCCGGGGTTTTTTCGCTAGAAATGCCGATTCGGGGAGTGACGAAGAAGGGGAGGAGGAGGAAGCTAATGGGGAAATGATGGAGAGTGAAGAGTATAAGTTCTTTTTGAAGCTGTTTGTGGAGAATGACGAACTTAGGGGTTATTACGAGAAGAATTGTGAAAGTGGGTTGTTTTGTTGTTTGGTTTGTGGTGGAATGAGGAAAAGGAAATTTGGGAAAAAGTTTAAGAACTGTGTTGGGCTTGTTCAACATTCGATTTCGATATCGAGGACGAAGAAGAAACGGGCTCATAGGGCTTTTGGACAGGTTGTATGCAGGGTTTTTGGGTGGGATATTGATCGACTTCCGACGATTGTGTTGAAGGGCGAGCCTCTTAGTCGATCATTAGCCGATTCTGGAAACTTGAAGGTACTTTACTGGCCTGACCATGTATTTGagaagttgaattattttataatggGATTCAGTACAAAATTGCTTTCGATTATAACATAATTGTAGGTTCAGCCAGAGGAAAATCATGTGGCTAAAGAGCATGATTCTGGGgttcaaaatgaaaatgtaGCTATTTCAATCGATGACATTAATAAGAAGAATGAAGTGGTTTATTTGGATgggaagaaacaaaaattggaGGAAGAAAGGACAGCTGAAGATCCTACTTCTAATTCTAAAGATTTGATTTCTGGCAAGGTTAGTTTTCATGTAATAATTGGATTAACTTGTATTTGATCTGTGTGGTTGCTTATGTGAAATACCCATTTTGATTGCTTTTCATTATAGAATGATGATGCCTGCAAAGTTAACGATGTCAAACTGCAAGCGGAAAATACAGATAATTCAGTTTTAGGAATGGAAGAAAGCAATGCAGAAATGGATAATTTGCCTGTAAGATGATCTTATAGCATTTACTCTTTTCAAATTTGCAAGGTCTTAAAGTTAGTCAATGGAGAAAACAATCTAATGCAGTTTTGAACTGTCATATTCGTGATGGTTTTCTTGAAGTGACATTTACTAATTTTATGTGATCCTTTCCCTAGTATATTTGCACAGACAGCATAGAATCTATGGTTCAGTTCAGGTGTTCTTTATGAGCGTGCAATTGATTTGTCTTGTGTtcattagaaaaagaaaaacgatgatttctttttttttttttttaatttaaagaaagtgTTTTACGGCGTTGTGAAAACATGGATTATGGTTTCTTGGCAGCAGTAACGAACTTACTTGAACAGATCTGTTCCATAGTTTGTACATCtgtgtccttgagttctaaGGTTTCTTTGGCAGCAGTAACTGAATGCCTTGTCCAAAATTTGTAGTTTCTGCTGATGGGTATTTAAGTCGAATGTGTTGCAGGTACCAGAGTCGATTTTGAAAGCATGTAAAGAATTTTGTGCAGCCTTCTTTACATCTATGAGCGACAATGATGTTAGTGAAAACAACTTAATCGACGGAGAGGGAGTTGAGGAACGCGAAGAgttcaaattctttttaaagttgTTCACCGAAAATGAAAGCTTGAGAAGATATTACGAGAACAACTATGATGATGGAGAATTTTTCTGTTTAGCTTGTGGAGGGGCAGGAAAGAAAATGTTAAAGAGTTTTAAGACATGTGGCCGCCTTCTCCAGCATACAACTTCTCTAGGGAAGAACAAAATAGTGAAAAAACCGGTTCAGAAGCCTCACATCGCTAAAATGTTGAAAATGAAGATGGTGGCTCATAGGGCATGTAGTTTTGTTATATGCAAGGTTCTTGGTTGGGACATTGAAAAGCTTCCTGCAGTTGTATTAAAAGGCGAACCTCTTGGTCGTTCCTTAACGAAGACAGACGGGGCGAAGGTATGCTAGTTCATCCAATCAATCTCTTACTACACCGTAACTTCATGTTCATGTTATTTATTTCTATTAACAACTTCGTTGCTTCACTGAAGTTGCAGGATGAATCTGTTGGCAATTCAGTTGATAATACGAAGGAAGACGACTCTACAAAGATTAACAAAATGCAGGAAGAATCTGTTGGCAATGCAGTTGATAATATGGATGATATCGTCGAAGATGACTCGACAAAGGTTAACCAATTACAGGGTAAATCCGCTGGCAATGCAATGGGTAATATGAATGATTTAGATGGTGTCAAAGAAACTGATTCGATGAAGGTTGATAGCAATGGTGAAGCAACTGATTCTGTAAATTGAGGTGTTGATGGCAGTTAACCAAGTATAGAATATAGATAGGACTTTATCAGGCGGCAGGCTTAATGGTAAAATCTGCCTTCAACAAAGTTCtcaattatttttcttgttatttCTTTATCTCAGACTGTTAGATGAAGGTTTTGTGAGATTTTGACTGTTTATGAGATATGGGATAAGgctttttcaaaagaaaaccaGTTTACAATTTTTATGCTTCTTCCTTTCATTCTATCTTTTGCTTCTGATGCATAAATAATatgaagttttaatttttttttttaagaaaaaaatataaatcaagTTAAATATCCTATATTGGTGAAATGTGAATTGATATTTCCTTTTATAGTGTAACCGaaaacaaaatatcacaatataatataaataaagttaaaaatctCTTTTAATCTAAAAGTAATAATTTTTTAGTCTTcgaattttggtttgtaatgatttaattcctaaattttattatataataatttaatcttgTTAAGATTTCATGAGAAttcttgcataaataaatagcgattaaattattataattttgaaagcatagggattaaattattacaaacaaacttaaagactaaattgttatgaaattggaaataaaatgaaattattactttattttttaaccTATAAATAATAAGTGTTTTAACTCATCGATAAATCAAAAAATATGTATTCATTAATCtaactaattttgaatttgttgtttaatagttttttaaaatctattgaaattgatattttaatggacattttaaatttacaatcaatttaattaagaatatgctacaaattaaaattttctttttttaattacataatttatccatatattttattattattttttatatctaattttttttttaaaaaagcgtGATAAAATAAATCGTAATTGTATTAAATTTCACCCATTGAAAAGTAAAATCTTTTTCTAAAGATTTGATTGAAGTAGATATGATTCAGAAAAACAGAAAATCTTATTAAACATCAAATTTGTTATCTCGTAACAAATCTAaagattcaatttaaaataaataataataaaataatagaaaatatacatttttgACCCTTACATTTTGGGTCTAGTTTCCTTTTAGAtcataggtttcaaaatgttataattttatcttgacatttgagttttgctttAATTAGTCCTATATTTCAAAGATTACGCTTCTAACtttgattttttcaaaaattacacTTCTAACCttgaattttcacaaaatatCCACTTATCTTTAGAGTTAAGTtgtgttaataaattaaaaatcactaaaataattataattaattaagttttattatttttatcacttctaaaattaaatttaaaattttacttcataattaaatttaattaatgaataggAATTGATGTTAATGATTGAAagtaaatatttaatgaaaaattgagataaaaaatgtaaaatcttgaaaccgataggaatcaaattgaaataaaataaatcccaaaagtaaaattataatcttttaaaaattatggactaaaatgaaacaaactcttttaaggaaaaataaattacgATTCTGCTTCTGCACACACAACCCGTCCAACAATTACTGTAATGTCATCGATTTTCCCTCCGGTTTGCATCCGACCGGCGGCCCGAACCGCCACCGAAAACGGGCTAACAAAATTTTCATCGTACGAGTTATACATCGCCGCCATCGCCAATTGAGAGGCCAAACTCTCTGGCGTCGCCGTCTCTGCCACCGCCTCCAAAACCCTTTCTATCTCCTCCACGAACAAGTTGTCCATCAACCCGTCAGTTCCGACGACCACTATATCTCCGGCCATTACAGTAATAGACGGACATAATGCAACCCCCGGTTCATCCGAACCCGGTTCTCTCCCCAGCTGATTCGGACAGTTAAACTCTTGTTGTTGAACCGGCGATTTGTAAATGCACTCGTATCTCCTAAACACCATGAACCCACTGTCTCCGACGTACACCGACCGGAGCTCATCGCCGTCGAGCCGGACAATGCAGACCGTCGACGTCCCACGTGCGACGGTGGTCATGTGGAAGGCCGTGTGGAGCACTGTCTGGAGGAAGTCGCCGGCGGGTGCTTCAGTGGAGGCGTCGACGGCGACGGCGCAGTTGGAGATTAGCTCTCTGGCATACTCTCCAGCGTCGATGCCTTTCGTGACCCACCCGCCGACACCGTCGGCCACGCCGGCGGTCTGTTTATCGGCGGAGATAAAATGGGCGTCTTCTCCGAGGGGCTTTGAAGGGTTGTCTTTGGGAATGTAGAAAGAACCCATCTCCAATTTCAGTGTCGGCGCCGACGGAAGGTTGCTCATtgtgaaaggaaataaaaaaaattggaaaagaaaaaaatagaagattaTGGAGGTGAAAGAGGAGGCGTTGGAGTTTATATATTAAAGGATTCCAAGTGGGAAATGGAGAAAATAGGGAAAAAATTGCTCAATATGATTCCAGAAAGTCttcatttgatttatatataataataatatcactGAAGTATTTAGTTGGGCAGTTATTTTAGATCACACAATtctttactatatttgtaaatagattcattattttttgattttatttttcaatataggAATATCACTAGCTAGCTCATTCAATATTTAGCgtacaatttttaaaagtttagtttagtttagttttttgtttttgtttttgttttttttttctttcttcttcttcttcttttttaaatcaCTTTCTTGATATatggttaattttaataatactcGGTAAGCTTTACATGTATTTTGTTAACAATGTTGAAAGACATTATGTATATACGTTAATCTCGAGATTAGAAGTTCGATCATCATTTTTTAAGTTcgatcatcattttttttatttatattttttatttgagttATTGTCTATCAGAGGTGTACATGAGatggattggattggattgagagaattttttagaccaacccaaaaattcggaTTAGTTGTGTTTGTTACCCCAATAACTACTTAAAATTCGGATTAACTTGGGGTGGGTTGTccgattatttatttttcttttcttttttaatatattttttattaacttaaaatacttaaatttgtcACCAACACATATTAATAATTACaatttcatcaaactcaaatgttaaatatttaTTACGAACTTCGAACAAACGTCATAAAGATGTATATGAATTACAAtatttatacattataatatNtatttatttatttatttccaaTAACATTAGAAATTTCAGTTTGATTGGATCAATccgaatttttaaaagtataaccCGAATCTAGTCGTACTcgaaagaaaacataaaaaattcactcaattcaACCAAAGATTAAAATAAACCTCACTCAAGTTTTATAATTTAGGTTAGATAGTTCAAATGGTTTGGATGATGAGTTATTTGAACACCCGTATTGACTATTCAATTATGATAATTCTTTCCCTCGATTATTATGTCAGGACCTTAGTTTTAAACTAGAGGTTTCAATATCTCTGTGAAcgttttctttatttcctttattttttacatttaaacttttcaaattcgatttccTCTCTTTTTTGTTCCTTTGTAATTTCAATATCATACAtcgaggatttttttttttttaatttttttaccatattttaaatttaatactaAATGCTAGTTTATTAttcatttttagaaacattttgaTGTATTAGAGTTTTcactataatttttaaaaatataataacatattatatttcttttcatgaaaattattattattatttaactaatttcaataatatttcattttagggattaaatttaagatttattaaaaatattggacctaaaattcaattgaaaatatagtattaaaattgaacaaaattcaaaatatagagatgatagtctaactttttttttaattaaaattaagagcAATCTATGGACTTTTATTGACTTTCTGCATAttaattttctccaattttcacttatttattttctataaattaattttctaaattcttTCAGACTTTGGGTTTTATTAGTGTTTTAGCACACGCAAATTCACGGTGAAAAAATTTATTGGAATTCTTTGTAAAggaataaataaaactttttgtGGCtcatccttttaatttttaataattacaacttttttattttttaatacatgGTCGACAATTAATTTACTCTttataattgattaaaaaagtTTAGACACGAGGttacatagtttttttttcaacgAAAGGAACATACACGTATAATAGATTGATCTATTGtgttttcaaaaatcattttaaataaaataataatatacaaattattaaaaaaacgcaaaaaaataacaaagaaaatttaAGACCTTAGATATACACATTCCCCAttgattctttttattttttcaacaaatatttaaacaatCTAATgattataaaacaataaataaaaataatcaacaaataaataaaaaaaacattagttATACAGTCATTTCACCATCACAATAGGTATGCAAACACTCTTTATTCAACTTCATCAAAATTGAGATATCACTTCATAATCTTAAGATTCAAGATATAGATGTGAGACATGTTTTTTTTGCTACTTGAATGGAACAACATCTTGagatattttgaaaattgaagagaCGGGAAAGCATCGAAACAAAAAATAGATAGAAAGAAGCTTTAGGTGTCGTCGAAAAATGGTGATCaagatgttgaggttgatgccctaaatctcgaaggatcctataatttgtaaaccttgtataaacaaatatttcagtgatttatatatttgatattttattcactctgtctatgaaatatatgatattttagttacattaaccacaaaccaataaacgaACATCCATGGTCATCGTTGTAactcgttgtaacttaaacatgtatgtggagacatacaagtagatcgtgttttaagtgataacctaaatgatctatagtatatggataaggagggataccttattctggtgacattacgagtatggcccgctttgtgggtgttataaatgttgtaaagtgctacaaatgatctgattctgatcatccatgtattagatatgtgaacgggaatattctatacaaaggagtttgtataagatcggaccacaaaatgttcagtctcgttatataacgttgttcataattgagactttcatttcctaggccttaattctgagtgagttgtgaacttctgtctatgagggcggtcctttgatttgcatgggtgagagtgaccagatcgccgattcaataagcctaccattttggggattcgtctgatttgggagctgggaactcagctacacaagatagaattcattccttcatcgaagtaggggtaagtagataaattgttcccttaagggctcgagagggatttagtcatagtgggactatgatctattgttcattagaggaattagtggtacttaaggaattagatgtaactacaagggcaaaacggtaatttggcctagcttacttacgagcaatttgtaaagggttatcgtactattgattagttatattcaatggacacagaaatatatctatagtgcgaaaagtgcatctgtcggtctttagtggaatgcccgacagttaacagatgatggataatgtaattaaagagtttaatcagtgaATAGTTTATTCacttaccgttggagcttcaagctacaagtcccataaggtcccttggtagctcaatgaatttaagttaaaaattagtttttgggttaatttgaaatgttcaaattaacaagagggaatttgattaatatatatataatattaaattcattcattatatatgagataattgatataatgtattttatacattattgtttaattggaggaacaaatatttgaatatgattcaaatatattttctatgaataagattcatagttattaaatttaatataattatgatttatattaaatgccataaaatagagaaaaataactatggttatatatattgtataatgagcaatattaaaactataggttgtaaatataatatgataagttaattatcatatttatttataatttattaattatttgataattatcctttttctctctaaccatcCTTAGTGgatagttatttagttttatggaaAATGTGGGATAAATAAAAATGTGATTTGATTATTCCAGAGATCAATTTTTAACCGTCGAGTAAAAGAAAGTCTTCTACACGATTTCTTGAGAGGCCAAACGATCGAATAAtatagtctatgcgatagacttgatcGTCTACACAACAACCTCGTTCCTTCTCAATTGTCTTCCTCCTCTAACTCAAAACtttcctctaaccaaaattagccagagcccaccactcatggattctcatattgagaataccaaggtcaccaagtggtagtgtcctcctTTTGGTTCGAGTTCGCGTTGTTGTTTGATGCTGTTCGAGGGAGTTTGTGACTTGTTTGACGCGTTCGTGAACGAGTATGGACAAGGGATTAacttgaagaacggttcttcaaaggtataatctctaaactttgtttttattttaaaagcatgctgtaatttaagttttatgcaTATTCTGTTCTTGTATGACTGTAAATTAATGCattcaatcgaaatgggatttggacgatccacttccgctcaaagTCCTCTGtaaatagagttccttcataagAAACTCATTTGTATAGTAGTTGTGACATTTCAAATTAGTTCGTCATTTAAACTCAACATTTTGTGGTAATTgcgaattttttaaatttcggAGGATAAATTGAATTGTTGTAAGGGATGATTCGATTTAATTATTTGCTCAGAGAggaattttggaatttaaatttgattaaaggACAATTTGGGACTCATGtctaattgtatcaatttttaatttaatttagaaaattgaattaaaatttgaaatttcgagttctttttgtattttatggagaagataattaaattaaatcgaGTAATTGTGATAATTGGTTTAGAGTAT
This region includes:
- the LOC120086655 gene encoding uncharacterized protein LOC120086655 isoform X3, whose product is MDPYSEERLTEEVLHLHTLWRRGPPRNPKPIHNHSSTVVAAAANRNPSNKRPTDPKNRNNKKKKPRLEPRQDSGPEWPCPEPVQNQPSTSSGWPPIEPVATPAAHPVSSEERANLAALQLQYKGSDACRGFFARNADSGSDEEGEEEEANGEMMESEEYKFFLKLFVENDELRGYYEKNCESGLFCCLVCGGMRKRKFGKKFKNCVGLVQHSISISRTKKKRAHRAFGQVVCRVFGWDIDRLPTIVLKGEPLSRSLADSGNLKPEENHVAKEHDSGVQNENVAISIDDINKKNEVVYLDGKKQKLEEERTAEDPTSNSKDLISGKNDDACKVNDVKLQAENTDNSVLGMEESNAEMDNLPSNVLQVPESILKACKEFCAAFFTSMSDNDVSENNLIDGEGVEEREEFKFFLKLFTENESLRRYYENNYDDGEFFCLACGGAGKKMLKSFKTCGRLLQHTTSLGKNKIVKKPVQKPHIAKMLKMKMVAHRACSFVICKVLGWDIEKLPAVVLKGEPLGRSLTKTDGAKLQDESVGNSVDNTKEDDSTKINKMQEESVGNAVDNMDDIVEDDSTKVNQLQGKSAGNAMGNMNDLDGVKETDSMKVDSNGEATDSVN
- the LOC120086655 gene encoding uncharacterized protein LOC120086655 isoform X1; translation: MDPYSEERLTEEVLHLHTLWRRGPPRNPKPIHNHSSTVVAAAANRNPSNKRPTDPKNRNNKKKKPRLEPRQDSGPEWPCPEPVQNQPSTSSGWPPIEPVATPAAHPVSSEERANLAALQLQYKGSDACRGFFARNADSGSDEEGEEEEANGEMMESEEYKFFLKLFVENDELRGYYEKNCESGLFCCLVCGGMRKRKFGKKFKNCVGLVQHSISISRTKKKRAHRAFGQVVCRVFGWDIDRLPTIVLKGEPLSRSLADSGNLKVQPEENHVAKEHDSGVQNENVAISIDDINKKNEVVYLDGKKQKLEEERTAEDPTSNSKDLISGKNDDACKVNDVKLQAENTDNSVLGMEESNAEMDNLPSNVLQVPESILKACKEFCAAFFTSMSDNDVSENNLIDGEGVEEREEFKFFLKLFTENESLRRYYENNYDDGEFFCLACGGAGKKMLKSFKTCGRLLQHTTSLGKNKIVKKPVQKPHIAKMLKMKMVAHRACSFVICKVLGWDIEKLPAVVLKGEPLGRSLTKTDGAKLQDESVGNSVDNTKEDDSTKINKMQEESVGNAVDNMDDIVEDDSTKVNQLQGKSAGNAMGNMNDLDGVKETDSMKVDSNGEATDSVN
- the LOC120086655 gene encoding uncharacterized protein LOC120086655 isoform X2, coding for MDPYSEERLTEEVLHLHTLWRRGPPRNPKPIHNHSSTVVAAAANRNPSNKRPTDPKNRNNKKKKPRLEPRQDSGPEWPCPEPVQNQPSTSSGWPPIEPVATPAAHPVSSEERANLAALQLQYKGSDACRGFFARNADSGSDEEGEEEEANGEMMESEEYKFFLKLFVENDELRGYYEKNCESGLFCCLVCGGMRKRKFGKKFKNCVGLVQHSISISRTKKKRAHRAFGQVVCRVFGWDIDRLPTIVLKGEPLSRSLADSGNLKVQPEENHVAKEHDSGVQNENVAISIDDINKKNEVVYLDGKKQKLEEERTAEDPTSNSKDLISGKNDDACKVNDVKLQAENTDNSVLGMEESNAEMDNLPSNVLQVPESILKACKEFCAAFFTSMSDNDVSENNLIDGEGVEEREEFKFFLKLFTENESLRRYYENNYDDGEFFCLACGGAGKKMLKSFKTCGRLLQHTTSLGKNKIVKKPVQKPHIAKMLKMKMVAHRACSFVICKVLGWDIEKLPAVVLKGEPLGRSLTKTDGAKDESVGNSVDNTKEDDSTKINKMQEESVGNAVDNMDDIVEDDSTKVNQLQGKSAGNAMGNMNDLDGVKETDSMKVDSNGEATDSVN